The Acidobacteriota bacterium genome has a segment encoding these proteins:
- the mltG gene encoding endolytic transglycosylase MltG, whose amino-acid sequence MFLKAVRGVLLAALLLLPAFAGWLVRALDEPAAVSAGSAGIAFEIEKGWTARTIIERLEGQGIVRGALPLRLACRLFYPGQRFKAGEYLFTPPLAARDALFLVFSGRVHLVSVTIPEGLTGDEMAGLFRPGDGGSAAAFRAALRETSLIADLDPAAGDLEGYLFPETYNLPRKAPGSDLVAAMVAGFHRVFDESRRRRAAELGMSVRDVVTLASLIEEETALPGERPLVSAVFHNRLRIGMKLDCDPTVAYALKREGRYTGRLLQRDLKVDSPYNTYLHAGLPPGPISNPGLSSLDAALHPAAGDFLYFVAKGDGGHRFSRTLGQHLDAVREYRELKNR is encoded by the coding sequence GCCCGCTTTCGCCGGCTGGCTCGTCCGGGCCCTCGACGAGCCCGCGGCCGTGTCGGCCGGAAGCGCCGGGATCGCCTTCGAGATCGAGAAAGGCTGGACGGCCCGGACCATCATCGAACGCCTGGAGGGCCAGGGCATCGTCCGCGGGGCCCTGCCGCTCCGGCTGGCCTGCCGGCTCTTCTATCCCGGCCAGCGCTTCAAGGCGGGCGAATATCTTTTCACCCCGCCACTCGCGGCCAGGGACGCGCTCTTCCTCGTCTTCAGCGGCCGCGTCCATCTCGTCTCCGTCACCATCCCGGAAGGGTTGACCGGCGACGAGATGGCCGGTCTCTTCCGGCCGGGCGACGGCGGGAGCGCGGCCGCCTTCCGCGCCGCCCTCCGCGAAACCTCCCTGATCGCCGACCTTGACCCCGCGGCCGGGGACCTCGAAGGCTATCTCTTTCCCGAGACCTACAATCTGCCCCGGAAGGCCCCGGGATCGGATCTCGTCGCCGCCATGGTCGCCGGGTTCCACCGCGTCTTCGACGAAAGCCGCCGGCGGCGGGCCGCCGAGCTCGGGATGAGCGTCCGCGACGTGGTGACGCTGGCCTCGCTCATCGAGGAGGAGACCGCCTTGCCCGGAGAGCGCCCTCTCGTCTCGGCCGTCTTCCACAACCGGCTGCGGATCGGGATGAAGCTCGACTGCGATCCGACGGTCGCCTACGCCCTCAAGCGCGAGGGCCGCTACACCGGACGGCTGCTCCAGCGCGACCTCAAGGTCGATTCGCCGTACAACACCTACCTCCATGCCGGCCTGCCGCCGGGCCCTATCTCGAACCCCGGCCTGTCGAGCCTCGACGCCGCTCTCCATCCCGCCGCCGGGGACTTCCTGTACTTCGTCGCCAAGGGCGACGGCGGCCACCGTTTCAGCCGGACCCTGGGCCAGCATCTGGACGCCGTGAGAGAATATCGGGAATTGAAAAATCGTTGA
- a CDS encoding tetratricopeptide repeat protein — protein MMSRRAAALAAMVLLLALSAWPQFQGKISGRVLDKAGQPVEKADVSIVSQKSATLRYDLKTDKDGRFVQIGVMPGYFMLTVKKAGFAPGSKEIHIGVAGDEGVEITLMSVEAAAERSLSAADKAFLNGNKLYAEQKFEQAAAAYNEAIAQAPANWGYHLNLGLALKKSGKAGEALAAFRKAVELNPESYSANKEAGEALAKAGGFAEAKPFYEKSVSLSPDDPDAQYNLGVCLVNVGDSAGALPCFEKAVSLKPDYADAYYQMATIQIGQNKVPEAKASLEKFLALAPAHEKAGIARQLLEYLKKQE, from the coding sequence ATGATGTCCCGAAGAGCCGCCGCCCTGGCCGCGATGGTCCTGCTGCTCGCCCTGTCCGCCTGGCCCCAGTTCCAGGGCAAGATCAGCGGCCGGGTCCTCGACAAGGCCGGCCAGCCGGTCGAGAAGGCCGACGTGTCCATCGTCTCGCAGAAATCGGCCACCCTCCGCTATGACCTCAAGACCGACAAGGACGGACGCTTCGTCCAGATCGGCGTGATGCCCGGATACTTCATGCTCACCGTCAAGAAGGCCGGCTTCGCCCCCGGCTCGAAGGAGATCCACATCGGGGTCGCCGGCGACGAGGGCGTCGAGATCACGCTCATGTCCGTCGAGGCCGCCGCCGAGCGGAGCCTGTCCGCGGCGGACAAGGCCTTCCTCAACGGCAACAAACTTTATGCCGAACAGAAGTTCGAGCAGGCCGCGGCCGCCTACAACGAGGCCATCGCCCAGGCCCCGGCCAACTGGGGCTACCACCTCAACCTCGGCCTGGCCCTCAAGAAGAGCGGCAAGGCCGGCGAGGCCCTGGCCGCGTTCCGCAAGGCGGTCGAGCTCAACCCCGAGAGCTACAGCGCCAACAAGGAGGCCGGCGAGGCCCTGGCCAAGGCCGGCGGGTTCGCCGAGGCCAAGCCGTTCTACGAGAAGTCCGTTTCCCTGAGCCCCGACGACCCCGACGCCCAGTACAACCTCGGCGTCTGCCTGGTCAACGTCGGCGATTCGGCCGGCGCGCTGCCCTGCTTCGAGAAGGCGGTCAGCCTTAAACCGGATTATGCCGACGCCTATTACCAGATGGCGACCATCCAGATCGGCCAGAACAAGGTGCCCGAGGCCAAGGCCAGCCTGGAGAAGTTCCTGGCTCTGGCCCCGGCCCATGAGAAGGCCGGCATCGCCAGGCAGCTGCTCGAATACCTGAAGAAACAGGAATAA
- a CDS encoding GWxTD domain-containing protein — MKTQKIRLGLALAALLAAGSVLAGGPQAAAEKMTPELAAWLEDVSPIITRAERAVFTRLQTNDDRAKFVRFFWKSRDPLPDTEENEFRKEYEGRIRYADQNFGRTSPKRGSQTDRGFFYVLLGKPRERTSFETQSQLWPLELWFYQGEEQYGLPSYFYLIFYRPEGIGDFRLYSPSVDGPEKLTVPALGNGVALNRRTALAAIKDINGELARASQSYVPGETPAGLSSLSSDAIIAAIRNLPEKKYPDSYARSYLAFKDYVETDYSDRFIPSAFDVRVFREGGQPFLHWSIEPDKMNFSSQGPSIYASYELILRLEDGRGRTVFERTEEIPLRLDAAQYEAHQRQRFAFQDLLAVAPGEYRALFLLKNKTTRDFTSFETPVDVPAGDAGQAGLTAPLLFYGRGAVPEAQKKNLKAFVFGGQQYIVGARREFPAAANLGAFVQARNVAGLVRGASPSFVLDLFSLDRNEIAATFPLTEVAPDPADPAALLVAGEAPLKDVKPGYFRADVSLVAPDGRRLLTKSENFIVLAQPLNAAPWPYARLHGPFPGLEHLKVLGSQYFLKGDYARSRDILRRALQIRDDADSRLLLAKSLYGLGLYGESLTEATAVRERTGDREAAKVMALDQAGLKDWNAALAILDKLMAEATEVPVLNLAAECHMALGRPERALPLIQRSLTLLPDQPAVRALEEEAKKRIGQR; from the coding sequence TTGAAGACCCAAAAGATCCGGCTCGGCCTGGCCCTGGCGGCCCTCCTGGCGGCGGGAAGCGTCCTGGCCGGCGGGCCTCAGGCCGCCGCGGAGAAGATGACGCCCGAACTGGCCGCTTGGCTCGAGGACGTCTCTCCGATCATCACCAGGGCCGAGCGGGCCGTCTTCACCAGGCTCCAGACCAACGACGACCGGGCCAAGTTCGTCCGCTTCTTCTGGAAATCGCGCGACCCCCTGCCCGATACCGAGGAGAACGAGTTCCGGAAGGAATACGAGGGGCGGATCCGCTATGCCGACCAGAACTTCGGCCGGACCTCGCCCAAGCGCGGCAGCCAGACCGACCGGGGCTTCTTCTACGTCCTGCTGGGCAAGCCGCGCGAGCGGACCTCGTTCGAGACCCAATCCCAGCTCTGGCCGCTCGAGCTGTGGTTCTACCAGGGCGAAGAGCAGTACGGGCTGCCGAGCTACTTCTACCTCATCTTCTACCGTCCCGAGGGCATCGGCGATTTCCGGCTGTATTCCCCGAGCGTTGACGGGCCGGAAAAGCTGACCGTCCCGGCGCTCGGCAACGGCGTCGCCCTGAACCGGCGCACCGCCCTGGCCGCGATCAAGGACATCAACGGCGAGCTGGCCCGGGCCTCCCAGAGCTACGTGCCGGGCGAGACGCCGGCCGGCCTCTCGTCGCTTTCGTCCGACGCCATCATCGCCGCCATCCGCAACCTCCCGGAGAAAAAATATCCGGACAGCTACGCCCGCTCCTACCTGGCGTTCAAGGATTACGTCGAGACCGATTACTCCGACCGCTTCATCCCGAGCGCCTTCGACGTCCGGGTCTTCCGGGAGGGCGGCCAGCCGTTCCTGCACTGGTCGATCGAGCCGGACAAGATGAACTTCAGCTCTCAGGGCCCGTCCATCTACGCCAGCTACGAGCTCATCCTGCGGCTTGAGGACGGCCGGGGGCGGACCGTCTTCGAGAGGACAGAGGAGATCCCGCTCCGGCTCGACGCGGCCCAGTACGAAGCGCACCAGCGCCAGCGCTTCGCGTTCCAGGACCTCCTGGCCGTCGCCCCCGGCGAATACCGGGCCCTGTTCCTGCTGAAGAACAAGACGACCCGGGATTTCACCTCCTTCGAGACCCCGGTCGACGTCCCCGCCGGCGACGCCGGGCAGGCCGGCCTGACGGCGCCGCTCCTCTTCTACGGCCGCGGCGCCGTCCCCGAGGCGCAGAAGAAGAACCTCAAGGCCTTCGTCTTCGGCGGGCAGCAGTACATCGTCGGGGCCCGCCGCGAATTCCCAGCCGCGGCGAACCTGGGCGCGTTCGTCCAGGCCCGCAATGTCGCCGGCCTGGTCCGGGGCGCTTCGCCTTCGTTCGTCCTCGACCTCTTCTCGCTCGACCGGAACGAGATCGCCGCGACCTTCCCGCTGACCGAGGTCGCGCCCGACCCCGCCGACCCGGCCGCCCTCCTGGTCGCCGGCGAGGCGCCGTTGAAGGACGTCAAGCCGGGCTATTTCCGGGCCGACGTGTCGCTCGTCGCGCCCGACGGGCGGCGGCTGCTGACGAAGAGCGAGAACTTCATCGTCCTGGCCCAGCCCCTGAACGCGGCCCCCTGGCCCTACGCCCGTCTGCACGGTCCCTTCCCGGGCCTCGAGCACCTCAAGGTCCTGGGCTCCCAGTATTTTCTGAAGGGCGACTACGCCCGGTCCCGGGACATCCTCCGGCGGGCCCTCCAGATCCGGGACGACGCCGATTCGCGCCTGCTCCTGGCCAAGTCCCTCTACGGCCTGGGCCTCTACGGCGAATCGCTGACCGAGGCGACGGCCGTCCGGGAGCGCACGGGCGACCGCGAGGCGGCCAAGGTCATGGCCCTCGACCAGGCCGGCCTGAAGGACTGGAACGCCGCCCTGGCCATCCTCGACAAGCTCATGGCCGAGGCCACCGAAGTCCCCGTCCTCAACCTGGCCGCCGAGTGCCACATGGCCCTGGGCCGGCCGGAAAGAGCGCTGCCCCTCATCCAGCGATCCCTGACCCTCCTTCCCGACCAGCCGGCCGTCCGGGCCCTGGAGGAGGAGGCGAAAAAACGCATCGGCCAACGATAG
- a CDS encoding TonB-dependent receptor, producing the protein MKRSLFVLTICLLLVPLSFSQSRETGAIRGVVTDDQGDPMPGVSVTLSSPSLMGLRTFITDARGEYRFPALPPGEYKVQFELQGFNPIVRESIRLTTTTTLTVDVQMKAAAVAEEVTVVAKVPTVDVKSTETASVTLSDEILRNVPNNQFTAEIVNMAPGVTNNVAYGGSENTGIAYSMDGVNVADPEAGSAWVFSDYNIIEEAKVMGIGLPAEYGNFTGVIFNLVTKSGGNSLSGHFEFDFQGYQADSSFWQANNNQAYLADFPGLTSPSSKLLDVNAHVGGPIVKDKLWFYIGGQFYRTMERPAGFPDDVDYKQPRLFVKLSAQPSPSLNVSLAFQRTKYQGTNRDAADWVLPEATVTQDSPDWLIGLTLTKILSARTFFDLKTNYFEGRYYLDPTPGTTAVSHYSLNDDRLSGSSGYYYWADRARFGTNASLTHYVEDFLAGSHEFKFGAEFERSMARSRYGYTGSGGELGDNVKYTDYVGYAYNLSGQLAYFTGPYLAYQYAGYDVNTRYTRLEVFAQDSWQVTKRLNISLGLRFSQNWGDVKGVSGVVYNTHRLAPRLGFTFDVLGDKTTILKAHYGQFTEAMLTSYHDRMNPVANFSHKIGYMYDPLTASWDLWYDIPHDPYTMDPDIKHPYMTQFTVGIERELFKNTSLGVTYINRRWNNLIGKYDTLGVYEPATVHSDELGRDFTVYQRTLDTLDTYSYIITNLKQSPDLPYILADPYRKYEGIEVLFNKRFSNRWQLLASYVYGRATGTVDNSFGEDVGAAWAATKSDPNIWINAEGHLTNDPTHMIKIQGTYILPLDISLTGYFWGITGSSWTTRILTDWFNQGQITFFTEERGDHHYPMQKILNLRLEKVFTLARKYRLGLMFDVFNVFNDDTIMSWGTRIGYDWFTDGTYPSTDGHRLRSISTPRNARLGIRFMF; encoded by the coding sequence TTGAAGAGATCATTGTTCGTCCTGACGATTTGCCTTCTCCTCGTCCCCCTGTCCTTCTCCCAGTCCCGGGAGACCGGCGCCATCCGGGGCGTCGTGACCGACGACCAGGGCGACCCGATGCCCGGCGTCAGCGTGACGCTTTCGAGCCCGAGCCTCATGGGCCTGCGGACCTTCATCACCGACGCCAGGGGCGAGTACCGCTTCCCGGCCCTGCCGCCCGGCGAATACAAGGTCCAGTTCGAGCTCCAGGGCTTCAACCCGATCGTCCGCGAGTCCATCCGGCTCACGACCACGACCACGCTGACGGTGGACGTTCAGATGAAGGCCGCGGCGGTCGCCGAGGAGGTCACGGTCGTGGCCAAGGTCCCGACCGTGGACGTCAAGTCCACGGAAACGGCCTCGGTCACCCTGTCCGACGAGATCCTGCGCAACGTCCCCAACAACCAGTTCACCGCGGAGATCGTCAACATGGCCCCCGGCGTCACCAACAACGTCGCCTACGGCGGGTCGGAGAACACCGGCATCGCCTACTCCATGGACGGCGTCAACGTCGCCGACCCCGAGGCCGGCTCGGCCTGGGTCTTCTCGGACTACAACATCATCGAGGAGGCCAAGGTCATGGGCATCGGCCTGCCGGCCGAATACGGGAATTTCACCGGGGTCATCTTCAACCTGGTGACCAAGTCCGGCGGCAACTCCTTGTCCGGCCATTTCGAATTCGACTTCCAGGGCTACCAGGCGGACTCGAGCTTCTGGCAGGCCAATAACAACCAGGCCTACCTCGCCGACTTCCCCGGTCTGACCTCGCCGAGCTCGAAGCTCCTGGACGTCAACGCCCACGTCGGCGGGCCGATCGTCAAGGACAAGCTCTGGTTCTACATCGGCGGCCAGTTCTACCGGACCATGGAACGGCCGGCCGGCTTCCCCGACGACGTCGACTACAAGCAGCCGCGGCTTTTCGTCAAGCTGAGCGCGCAGCCGTCGCCGTCGCTGAACGTGAGCCTGGCCTTCCAGAGGACCAAGTATCAGGGCACGAACCGCGACGCCGCCGACTGGGTCCTGCCCGAGGCCACCGTCACCCAGGATTCCCCGGACTGGCTCATCGGCCTGACCCTGACCAAGATCCTCAGCGCCAGGACCTTCTTCGACCTCAAGACCAACTACTTCGAGGGCCGCTATTACCTCGATCCCACGCCGGGCACCACGGCCGTTTCCCATTATTCCCTCAACGACGACCGGCTGTCGGGCAGCTCCGGCTACTATTACTGGGCGGACCGGGCCCGCTTCGGCACCAACGCCAGCCTGACGCATTACGTGGAGGACTTCCTGGCCGGGTCCCACGAGTTCAAGTTCGGCGCCGAGTTCGAGCGCTCCATGGCCCGGAGCCGCTACGGCTATACCGGCAGCGGCGGCGAGCTGGGGGACAACGTCAAGTACACCGACTACGTCGGCTACGCCTACAACCTCTCCGGCCAGCTAGCCTACTTCACCGGCCCCTATCTGGCCTATCAGTACGCCGGCTACGACGTGAACACGCGCTACACCCGGCTGGAGGTCTTCGCCCAGGATTCCTGGCAGGTCACGAAGCGGCTGAACATCAGCCTCGGCCTTCGCTTCAGCCAGAACTGGGGCGACGTCAAGGGCGTTTCCGGCGTCGTCTACAACACCCACCGCCTGGCGCCGCGCCTGGGGTTCACCTTCGACGTTCTGGGCGACAAGACCACCATCCTCAAGGCCCACTACGGCCAGTTCACCGAGGCCATGCTGACGTCCTACCACGACCGGATGAACCCCGTCGCCAACTTCAGCCACAAGATCGGCTACATGTACGATCCCCTGACCGCGTCCTGGGACCTCTGGTACGACATCCCGCACGATCCCTACACCATGGACCCGGACATCAAGCATCCGTACATGACCCAGTTCACGGTCGGGATCGAGCGCGAGCTGTTCAAGAACACCTCCCTGGGCGTGACCTACATCAACCGGAGGTGGAACAACCTCATCGGCAAGTACGACACCCTGGGCGTCTACGAGCCCGCAACGGTCCATTCCGACGAGCTCGGCCGAGATTTCACCGTCTACCAGCGGACCCTCGACACCCTCGACACCTACTCCTACATCATCACCAACCTGAAGCAGAGCCCCGACCTGCCCTACATCCTGGCGGACCCCTACCGCAAGTACGAGGGCATCGAGGTCCTGTTCAACAAGCGCTTCTCCAACCGCTGGCAGCTGCTGGCGTCCTACGTCTACGGCCGGGCCACCGGGACGGTGGACAACTCCTTCGGCGAGGATGTCGGCGCCGCCTGGGCCGCCACCAAGAGCGACCCGAACATCTGGATCAACGCCGAGGGCCATCTGACCAACGATCCGACCCACATGATCAAGATCCAGGGCACCTACATCCTGCCGCTCGACATCAGCCTGACCGGCTACTTCTGGGGCATCACCGGCAGCTCCTGGACGACGCGCATACTGACCGACTGGTTCAACCAGGGGCAGATCACGTTCTTCACCGAGGAGCGGGGCGACCATCACTATCCCATGCAGAAGATCCTCAACCTGCGCCTGGAGAAGGTCTTCACCCTGGCCCGGAAGTACCGCCTCGGCCTGATGTTCGACGTCTTCAACGTGTTCAACGACGACACCATCATGTCCTGGGGCACCCGGATCGGCTACGACTGGTTCACCGACGGCACGTATCCCTCGACCGACGGGCACCGGCTGCGCAGCATCAGCACGCCGAGGAACGCCCGCCTCGGCATCCGGTTCATGTTCTAG
- a CDS encoding carboxypeptidase regulatory-like domain-containing protein, producing MKNKLIAIFALTLLLAPVAFSQSRETGAIRGVVSEESGAPLPGVNVTLSGGNLMGTRTYVTDANGEYRFPALPPGEYQVKAELQGFGTVIREKIRLTTTSTLAVDIQLKPSALAEEVTVIGQSPTVDVKSTETASVTLSNEILRNIPYSQFTSDIVNMAPGVNNDSAYGASSGTGVAYTMDGVGVGDPDAGSAWVFLDHNIVEEAKVMGVGLPAEYGNFTGVIFNLVTKSGGNDFAGHVEFNRQMSGSKFWQANNNAAYLGDFPGLTAPSSNLFDINVHLGGPIVKDKLWFYVGGQYYRTKDRPTGFPEDVDYKQPRGFIKLTSQITPSLNINVSLEMDNYKGVNRDSASNVDADATVSQESPEKVGNFSLTQIFSPTTFFDLKGAFFHGYYYLEPETGRDTYMHFDYADNRRHDSAGYYYLADRSRYQANASLTHYVEDFIAGSHDFKFGAEIERSFVRSRYGYTGTGGALGNAVEYYDYTDYVYAGVSNYLAYQYGGYDNNTRYTRLEGFVQDSWQVTKRLNISLGLRLSQYWGQVKNVSGNVYTASRISPRLGFTFDVLGDKTTIFKAHYGQFAEAMNASYHDHMNPASAYQDKVSYYWDYIDASWVEFERVVHENLYSMDPDIKHPYMEQITFGLERELFKDASLSVTYIHRNWKNTIGPVDRAADYTEYAVTVPGYGNYTIYQRTAETVSTFNYLITNYKAGDNWILADPYRKYDGLEILFNKRFSNRWQLVASYVLSKTHGTIDNGQADDINYGGGTNDPNFYINADGHATYDPTHMIKVQASYLIPVIDLSVNAYFRGITGNAWTARYRTARLNQGRVTFFLEPRGSEHYPMDTELDIRLEKIFTIAKKYRLGVLFDVFNVFNADAVTSWGTRVDYDWYTDGTYPSTSGHELYGIVNPRQARIGVRLIF from the coding sequence TTGAAGAACAAACTGATCGCCATCTTCGCCCTGACCCTCCTTCTCGCTCCCGTCGCCTTCTCCCAATCCCGGGAGACGGGCGCCATCCGCGGCGTCGTGTCCGAAGAATCGGGCGCCCCGCTGCCCGGCGTCAACGTGACGCTCTCGGGCGGCAACCTCATGGGCACCCGGACCTACGTGACCGACGCCAACGGCGAGTACCGCTTCCCCGCCCTGCCGCCCGGCGAATACCAGGTCAAGGCCGAGCTCCAGGGATTCGGGACGGTCATCCGCGAGAAGATCCGTCTGACGACGACGTCCACCCTGGCCGTCGACATCCAGCTGAAGCCGTCGGCCTTGGCCGAAGAGGTCACGGTCATCGGCCAGTCGCCGACGGTCGACGTCAAGTCGACGGAGACCGCGTCCGTCACGCTGTCGAACGAGATCCTGCGGAACATCCCCTACAGCCAGTTCACCTCGGACATCGTCAACATGGCCCCCGGCGTCAACAATGACAGCGCCTACGGCGCCTCGTCCGGGACGGGCGTCGCCTACACGATGGACGGCGTCGGCGTCGGCGACCCCGACGCCGGCTCGGCCTGGGTCTTCCTCGATCACAACATCGTCGAGGAAGCCAAGGTCATGGGCGTCGGCCTGCCGGCCGAGTACGGCAACTTCACCGGCGTCATCTTCAACCTGGTGACCAAGTCCGGCGGCAACGACTTCGCCGGGCACGTCGAGTTCAACCGCCAGATGTCGGGGTCCAAGTTCTGGCAGGCCAACAACAACGCCGCCTACCTCGGGGACTTCCCCGGCCTGACCGCGCCGAGCTCGAACCTCTTCGACATCAACGTCCATCTCGGCGGACCGATCGTCAAGGACAAGCTCTGGTTCTACGTCGGCGGCCAGTACTACCGGACCAAGGACCGCCCGACCGGGTTCCCCGAGGACGTCGACTACAAGCAGCCCCGCGGTTTCATCAAGCTGACGAGCCAGATCACCCCCTCCCTGAACATCAACGTCTCCCTCGAGATGGACAACTACAAGGGCGTCAACCGCGACTCCGCCTCGAATGTCGACGCCGACGCCACGGTCAGCCAGGAATCGCCCGAGAAGGTCGGCAACTTCAGCCTGACCCAGATCTTCAGCCCGACGACCTTCTTCGACCTCAAGGGCGCCTTCTTCCACGGCTATTACTACCTCGAGCCGGAAACGGGCCGCGACACCTACATGCACTTCGACTATGCCGACAACCGGCGCCATGACAGCGCCGGCTACTACTACCTCGCCGACCGGTCGCGCTACCAGGCCAACGCCAGCCTGACCCACTACGTCGAGGATTTCATCGCCGGCTCGCACGATTTCAAGTTCGGCGCCGAGATCGAGCGCTCCTTCGTCCGCAGCCGCTACGGCTATACCGGCACCGGCGGCGCCCTCGGCAACGCCGTCGAGTACTACGACTACACGGACTACGTATACGCCGGCGTCTCCAACTACCTCGCCTACCAGTACGGCGGCTACGACAACAACACTCGCTACACCCGCCTCGAGGGCTTCGTCCAGGATTCCTGGCAGGTCACCAAAAGGCTCAACATCAGCCTGGGCCTCCGCCTGAGCCAGTATTGGGGCCAGGTCAAGAACGTCAGCGGCAACGTCTACACGGCCAGCCGCATCTCGCCGCGCCTCGGCTTCACCTTCGACGTGCTCGGCGACAAGACCACCATCTTCAAGGCCCATTACGGCCAGTTCGCCGAGGCCATGAACGCCAGCTACCACGACCACATGAACCCCGCCTCGGCCTACCAGGACAAGGTCAGCTATTACTGGGACTATATTGATGCGAGCTGGGTAGAGTTCGAGCGCGTCGTCCACGAGAACCTCTACTCCATGGATCCGGACATCAAGCACCCGTACATGGAGCAGATCACGTTCGGCCTCGAGCGCGAGCTGTTCAAGGACGCGTCCCTGAGCGTCACCTACATCCATCGCAACTGGAAGAACACGATCGGTCCGGTCGACCGCGCCGCCGACTATACGGAGTACGCGGTCACGGTCCCGGGCTACGGCAACTACACGATCTACCAGCGGACCGCCGAGACTGTCAGCACCTTCAACTACCTGATCACGAATTACAAGGCCGGCGACAACTGGATCCTGGCCGATCCGTACCGCAAGTACGACGGCCTCGAGATCCTCTTCAACAAGCGCTTTTCCAACCGCTGGCAGCTGGTCGCCTCCTACGTCCTGTCGAAGACCCACGGCACGATCGACAACGGCCAGGCCGACGACATCAACTACGGCGGCGGCACCAATGATCCGAACTTCTACATCAACGCCGACGGCCACGCGACCTACGACCCGACGCACATGATCAAGGTCCAGGCTTCGTACCTCATCCCGGTCATCGACCTGAGCGTCAACGCCTACTTCCGCGGCATCACCGGGAACGCCTGGACGGCCCGCTACCGCACCGCGCGCCTGAACCAGGGCCGGGTCACCTTCTTCCTCGAGCCGCGCGGCAGCGAGCACTATCCCATGGACACGGAATTGGACATCCGGCTCGAGAAGATCTTCACCATCGCCAAGAAGTACCGCCTTGGCGTGCTGTTCGACGTCTTCAACGTCTTCAACGCCGACGCGGTCACGTCCTGGGGGACGCGCGTCGATTACGACTGGTACACCGACGGCACGTATCCCTCGACGAGCGGGCACGAGCTCTACGGCATCGTCAATCCCCGCCAGGCCCGCATCGGCGTCCGTCTCATCTTCTAA